The Solanum lycopersicum chromosome 2, SLM_r2.1 DNA window TCACTTAAATTTCTTTATTCCTTTTGCGCATATGAATCACATAGGAGATAATAAGTTTCATCAATGTAATTATGTATACATCGTTCTTAAATAAACATAATACAACAAGGAATTTTGCTTCTTGTTATAAGAACGAAAGGTTTGTGAAAAGCAAGGTCTCAACAAAATCAAATCTAACAAATTAAATGCTTTAATTCAAATATCACATCAATACTAGACTGGTCTCTAAGTTAATCATCATTGGGTTTGagatgatgtgattatataatttatgaagATTATCGTTCAAACAATCCACACTCTGATTCCACATGTAAGATTAAATACTTTTTATGCATAATATCAAGATCTTGAACACGATAATCTTACATAAAGATTGTCAAGAGCACATAACTAATGAGGAAGACATCATCACAGAGAAAAGCGAAAGCGTCAGTCGTAAATTGGTTCTACCTCCTTACTCTAACTTTTATGTTACCAATACCGTCGGTGATGGAATTATTCTAGAGAATATGTGATAACCCTAATGGGTAGAGTGAGGACCAATTTATAGAGGTTATGATTTAATCTGGTACGTACATCAAGTAAACAATGTACATACGAGATATATTCcttattaaatactatttatgGTATTACGTGGGTTATAAATAAACTTgggtcataaaaaaaataattaataataattaataataaggcGGAATGGCCTGAGAGACCCCTGTACTTGACTTCGTTTGTAAGTTGGACCCTCTTACTTATCAATTTGTAAATTGAACCCCTAAACTGGTCAGAACGTAATATTTTAAGCCTATTTTTCATCTGACTAGGGTGTGTGAAGTACTTTGCTTACATGTGGAATTCCATGtcatttttaatgaaatgtaAGAAATTacaagttaaaaatttaaaaaaaaataaatcaaaccaCTTTTCTAATTTCTGGAAATTTTAGATgagcattatttttttaaaattttttaatccaaataagCATGTTCTTCATATTTATTCCAAATTGAACACTAAATTCATGTCAAATAGATGAGATTTTTCTCCATTCGACTTGAAAATTCAAATACAAGTTCACTACCACAAATCCAACAAATCTCAATCacaattttgaatcaatttcACAAATTCACAACATACGCTTGTTATTTTTCAAGCTTTCTCTAGCTTATCATGGAGTTTTAATTATTCCATATCCACCATTATCCTTTGTGTTAATCCTTAGATCTCTTTTTTGaaacctaaaaaataaataataatcttaatatttttagaCTAAAAAGTTAAAATCTAAAAGACTTTTAAACTAAGTGATTAGGGTGAATGGTTGATttgtaatgaaaaaaaaaaagtgtgggTTGAGAAGAAAATGGATGAAGGAGAGAATGAAGAGTGAGAGTGGTCATGTGAGTGATGAAAttccaagaaaaagaagagagaaagggGGCTGGGGGCGGAGGAGagaggggtgggggtggggtgtgAGAGGGATGGTCGAGGAAGAtgggtttttaatttttttcaaaataatttgataattattattatatttaaatattttatgtcaaATACCTTTTTCTCTTGTTGTCAAACTTGTGTTGTCAGGTAAATTTCCAACTTATCATTATCAATTACACATAAGTTCGGTCAATAATAAAAGGGGTTTAATATATTGTGTTTTGATGAGTTTAGGGATTCAGTTGACAAATTGATAAGTAAAAGGGTTCAACTTACAAATAGAGTCAAGTACAAGGGTCTCCCGGGTCAATCCGTCTAATAATAATTCTTACACGTTTTACCCTTGAGATAAAATGTTCTTGATAATGTAATGTatgtatcaaaaatataaatattactgAATCATCAAATATAAGCTATGTAAAATAGTTCAATTCCATGCaaaacacaaattattttttcctagCTTATGTAAAAAAATCGATAGTTAAGAAAAGTTATAACTAAGCTCCTCTTAAATCTTATATGATAATTGAGAATAATGCAATTTCGTCACACTCACTCTAACAAACTAATTTGGGGAGTCATTTTTCACTAATAAGGAACAAGTTGTGGCAAATCAGAACAATTCTATATAAATCAGTCAtcacaacaacatcaaataTAATTGTTTCAAGTTACTCCTCTAACCGCCCCATATCATGTAAAAATGTTACTATTTTGTGAACcaaactattttttcttttaattacaACTTTTTCTAACTTCATGTTAATGTATTGAATCATTCACTGTATTAGCTTGTAACGATTTTCGTATATATAATATTGTCAGCTATCAcaaagttataaatttatttgctTTCGCTGATATAAAAGGGAGGAGTGTACGCAAAATTCTGGAGGAGTTAAGTGgcaagaaaattataattatattcatgacgtaagaaatataaattaaatacaaaattacaaaatacaaatcaaTTTAAGAAACACTCCAAAATacatgaacaaaataaaaaataattaattaagctaTTCCTTTTTTGAACTCTGATTTATGGAATTACAAGGACACATGTTTCAATCTTACGAGTATTGTTTTTCCACTTGAGTTAGGTTTATGGGATGAATTTTGAGACCTCCTTTCCACTTTTTGTTCCAAACTTCATAcaatccaaaataaattttatcagtATTGctcccttttcctttttttatagtAATAGTTTCTGATATCATCTTTTTGTCATTAGTCTTAGTTGCCAAATTCACCTTTCTCCATTGAGTATTATCTCCCCATTTAGCCATAAGATAAATTGGTTTATCACTCCAACCGAACGCATCAGTCATCAATGACATTGTAAATTCAATATTGTATGATGTTTTTTTCGCTATATTAATATCATCGATGCAACCAGTTACCTCTAACCATTTAGCCATAAGATAAATAGGTGAATCACTCCAACCGAACGCATCAGCCATCAATGCCATTATAAATTCAATATTGTATGATGTTTTCttcattatattgatattatcGATGCAACCAGTCACCTCCAACCAATTTACTTGTATAAGTTCTTCATCATCGTTtctatataattcaaatatatttgattgaaacGTCAACATGTTAAATACAACAGGAGATCAGTATAATTAAATTGATCTCAAgatgaatttatatatgtacTCCTATATTGTCTTTTCATTATGCAGAATGTTGtccttttataaaaatttatgttcaacttctttatgaaatgaaaatatagttggcaaaaaataaaattaaaaaaaaattgtattcttACTCATCTTTGGGTAGCTTCCAATAACGCTTATCATTTCCCCAAACGATATTAAGTGATTTAGGATGAATTATATAACCCTGCAAGCAACAAAAATAAcagaattaaataaatcaacatAACAAAATTCGATGGATTAAGAATATGTAACGAGAGAAAGAAGAATTGCAATATAGGAAGTATATGAAGTGTTCTGTACCTTTTTTGTTATAGAGAATGATTGATTGCCTTGATAGTGAAAAGATTTTGAAGccatttaattttctatataagtTGAATTGTAAAGAATTTGGAGATTTCAGTGtcttataataattttggctACAAAaatcacacacatatatatagagagaaatgGAATCAATAGTCACACGTAGTAATAGTAAGAGACATTTATATTAGCATAGAATATGGAATAAGATATCATGTCTTATATTCTAATACGTCGGCGTGCATTTGAAGAAAACGTTTTATTCCTTATGGGCTTAACTAAGTCAACTAgctatgtattttatttaaaaatgattGCGATAAATATTCTCgtattctttttcaattttatattttattttcacttttctgtcatattagttttatatttttgatacatCATTGtacaaatacaatataaaaattagaacgaatacaaatacaaatgatatacatattggaatgaatatgaCTTAGGAAAGgaaacaaaattctaaatagaaaaataaatatgaaaaaaatatatgaatacaaatatgtttcttaaatagctacatatttatttgacatacatgTTGGAAAGAATACAAACTAATCAAGAGATATAAGTTTTATTATACGAAATACAACATGAAAACTAGaatgaatataaatacaaatggTATACAGATTGGAATGAATTCGATTTAAGCAAggatacaaaattttgaaagataaaataaatacactATGAGAAAAGTATGCGAAATAACAGCTAAAACTATAGGTGTAGAAATttctaagttaaaaaaatttaaatttaatagataaaacTATAACGTATTATCATAAAGTTCCAtcaataattagtgaaaattgatattgaattttttgattccgtgattttcataacaataattGGTGAAAATTcaatattgataattttatagatgtagtatttctttaattctttgattttcataacaataattagtgaaaaatggatatttattttggtaaataaaagtgtttattaacaaaaaagattaagaaaattggatatatattgaatttctttAGAATAATGGTGAAAGATGTATTTTTTAGAATATggtgaaagaagaagaaagagatggaAATTGATATGTTTTGATAAATTGTAACTGATGAGAATTTAAGCATTtcttccttttaaaaaaattatctccaCTAAATTTCTCCAATATGTTATATAAAAGttgtattctttaaataataatgaataataaaaacataaataaggtacataacaaactaaaagtttgacatttttactatatattGAAAGTGTTGTTAATGAGCcttcttaaatgttaaaatattaatattttaaaaaaaatcccaaaataatGAAGAATCACTTTATTTTAGTCTGCCCAAATTACCTCAAGCTAATAAAGTCACAAgtctcaataaaaaaaatgggaaaatgcacaagtatccctcaacctatgcccaaaattctaaagacacacttatattatactaaggtcctattatccccatgaacttattttgtaaataattttctaccccttttcggcctacatggcactagcttgaaaaaaaatgtcaagaCGCATTGAACCCACAAGaaagtgccacgtaggccgaaaagggatagaaaatcaattataaaGTAAGTTGAGTAGCGTAATAGAAACttattatagtataagtatgtctctgagatttcggacacaAGTTAAAAAactacttatgcattttccctta harbors:
- the LOC138337108 gene encoding protein PHLOEM PROTEIN 2-LIKE A9-like; translation: MASKSFHYQGNQSFSITKKGYIIHPKSLNIVWGNDKRYWKLPKDENDDEELIQVNWLEVTGCIDNINIMKKTSYNIEFIMALMADAFGWSDSPIYLMAKWLEVTGCIDDINIAKKTSYNIEFTMSLMTDAFGWSDKPIYLMAKWGDNTQWRKVNLATKTNDKKMISETITIKKGKGSNTDKIYFGLYEVWNKKWKGGLKIHPINLTQVEKQYS